In the genome of Massilibacillus massiliensis, one region contains:
- a CDS encoding ABC transporter substrate-binding protein, with amino-acid sequence MRRYTPLFLVSFILLVLVLAGNIYLAGYADNHIDKNQKSITVYTTLPVEHIAILADAYETTHQVKIHFIPLTEKELIKKFTVDAVPMNDSADAVIANKEVLVKIAKAKVFSNYSSEQTDIISSQFKDEQGAWVGIWYDPIVICANKDYLKMLPKIPSSWDDITNLNQVRLGITDFLAADASANLLFTLVAEYDEEKAFTLLAQLHPKVVQYAKYLATPVRMAGMGEVDIAIAVQSETIRYINDNFPISMIYPSEGTSYMLTGVGILKSTKNKIETKQFVNWLVQDDVQLYLQKNKFFFVPTNQETVAYKMFTGKNLKLFENYSDLTVEQKSAVLDRWVKNVRLKERP; translated from the coding sequence ATGCGTCGATATACACCTTTATTTTTGGTTAGTTTTATTTTATTGGTGCTTGTTTTGGCAGGTAATATTTATTTAGCTGGATATGCAGACAATCATATTGATAAAAACCAAAAAAGTATCACCGTTTATACAACGCTGCCTGTTGAACATATTGCAATTTTGGCAGATGCTTATGAAACTACCCACCAAGTTAAGATTCATTTTATCCCATTGACGGAAAAAGAATTAATAAAAAAATTTACTGTTGATGCAGTTCCAATGAACGATTCTGCTGATGCAGTAATTGCGAATAAAGAGGTACTTGTTAAAATTGCCAAGGCGAAAGTATTTTCTAATTATTCTTCGGAACAAACCGACATTATTTCAAGTCAGTTCAAAGATGAGCAGGGAGCCTGGGTCGGAATTTGGTATGATCCAATTGTCATCTGTGCAAATAAAGATTACTTAAAAATGTTGCCTAAAATTCCTTCAAGCTGGGATGATATTACCAATTTGAATCAAGTGAGGCTAGGTATTACAGACTTTTTAGCCGCAGATGCATCTGCAAACCTGCTATTTACTTTAGTTGCTGAATACGATGAAGAGAAGGCATTTACACTACTTGCGCAGTTACATCCTAAAGTTGTGCAATATGCTAAATATTTGGCAACGCCGGTAAGAATGGCTGGAATGGGAGAAGTGGATATTGCAATTGCCGTTCAGAGTGAAACGATTCGTTATATCAACGATAATTTTCCTATTAGTATGATTTATCCTTCTGAGGGAACTTCATACATGTTAACGGGCGTGGGCATATTAAAATCGACAAAAAATAAAATAGAGACAAAGCAGTTTGTAAATTGGTTAGTGCAGGATGATGTACAGCTTTATTTACAAAAAAATAAATTTTTCTTTGTGCCGACAAATCAGGAAACCGTTGCATATAAAATGTTTACAGGTAAAAATCTGAAACTTTTTGAAAATTATTCTGATTTAACGGTAGAGCAAAAATCTGCCGTGCTTGATCGATGGGTAAAAAATGTTCGTTTGAAAGAAAGACCGTAA
- the rimO gene encoding 30S ribosomal protein S12 methylthiotransferase RimO, whose amino-acid sequence MKAGFISLGCAKNLVDTEVMLGALTDHQIMLTSNPSEADILIVNTCSFIKSAKEESITTVLNMAEYKNEGKCRSIIVAGCLGQRYKQELLDEMPEVDAVVGTGAWHRIVEAVEETLKGNRVVIDGPIDTIYDEKMTRITTTPEYSAYIKVAEGCNNRCSYCVIPMVRGNYRSRTIESIVAEAVRLTNSGVKEINLIAQDTTSYGKDLYGKIRLVDLLKELVKIEKLQWIRILYCYPKYFTDELIELIANEPKICNYIDLPLQHAHNDVLKSMARLDTRESVAALLAKIKDRIPNVTIRTSFIVGFPGETDEQYQSLRQFVEEQRFDKVGVFTYSHEEDTPAYDMESQISDEIKQARYHDLMALQCQISEQINQTVEGRTLEVLVEGRDNEQKNVTYGRSYREAPEVDGQVYIEGDTDSKPGSMIRVKMLQGFTYDIVGEKIIE is encoded by the coding sequence CTGAAGGCTGGTTTTATTAGTTTAGGGTGTGCAAAAAATTTGGTTGATACAGAAGTAATGTTAGGTGCTTTAACAGATCATCAAATTATGCTTACATCAAATCCGAGCGAAGCGGATATTCTAATTGTGAATACTTGTAGCTTTATTAAGTCTGCGAAAGAAGAATCAATTACTACAGTTCTTAATATGGCAGAATATAAAAATGAAGGAAAATGTCGTTCTATTATTGTTGCTGGGTGTCTTGGTCAGCGTTATAAACAAGAGTTGTTAGATGAAATGCCAGAAGTAGATGCTGTCGTAGGTACTGGTGCATGGCATCGAATTGTTGAGGCAGTAGAAGAGACGTTGAAGGGCAATCGTGTTGTAATTGATGGTCCGATAGACACGATCTATGATGAGAAGATGACGCGTATTACAACAACTCCAGAATATAGTGCGTATATTAAGGTTGCAGAAGGTTGTAATAATCGTTGTTCTTATTGTGTAATTCCGATGGTTCGTGGAAATTATCGCAGCAGGACGATTGAATCCATTGTTGCTGAAGCGGTTCGTTTGACGAATAGCGGCGTTAAAGAAATTAATTTGATTGCACAAGATACAACAAGTTACGGTAAGGATTTGTATGGTAAAATTAGACTTGTTGATTTATTGAAAGAGCTTGTTAAGATTGAGAAATTACAATGGATTCGTATTTTATACTGTTATCCTAAATATTTTACAGATGAGCTAATTGAACTAATTGCAAATGAACCTAAAATTTGCAATTATATTGATTTGCCATTGCAGCATGCACATAATGATGTTTTAAAATCTATGGCTCGATTGGATACGAGAGAAAGTGTAGCTGCACTTCTTGCTAAAATTAAAGATCGAATTCCAAATGTAACAATACGGACGTCGTTTATCGTAGGTTTTCCTGGTGAAACGGATGAACAATATCAATCACTCCGACAATTTGTGGAAGAACAACGTTTTGATAAGGTAGGCGTATTTACATACTCCCATGAAGAAGATACACCTGCATATGATATGGAAAGTCAGATTTCTGATGAAATCAAGCAAGCACGTTACCATGATTTAATGGCATTGCAGTGTCAGATATCTGAACAAATCAATCAAACGGTAGAAGGAAGAACACTGGAGGTTCTGGTAGAAGGTCGTGATAATGAGCAAAAGAATGTTACGTATGGTCGTTCTTATCGCGAAGCACCGGAAGTGGATGGACAGGTATATATTGAGGGTGATACAGACAGTAAACCTGGGAGTATGATTCGAGTTAAGATGTTGCAGGGATTTACTTATGATATCGTAGGTGAAAAAATAATTGAATAG
- a CDS encoding cell division protein FtsQ/DivIB, with protein MADLEDSSVVKNSTSKQLFLSLLFIFIVLITGFSFIISPTFSIGEIKVDGNKYLTTEEIYQIAGVPEKINIFRLNTKEIQERLLKDLRISEAAVSRDFPSRITIHIVERKPIAYIACDYGFLEIDKSGLILAAYKNIKNINVPMITGIVLQNLYVGDKVDHAVLYNVLEYLSYLDESSINQMSEVNATSSDQLIAYTNSSVQIRIGKNERLLEKAKLTEEFLGELKKTKLPIEYIDLNFASPFIKFKK; from the coding sequence ATGGCTGATCTAGAGGATAGTAGTGTAGTGAAAAATTCGACTTCAAAGCAATTATTTTTAAGTTTATTATTTATATTTATCGTATTAATCACGGGATTTTCTTTTATCATTTCACCTACTTTTTCTATAGGAGAAATTAAAGTTGATGGGAATAAATATTTGACCACGGAAGAAATTTACCAAATTGCAGGTGTGCCAGAGAAAATCAATATCTTTCGATTGAACACAAAAGAGATTCAAGAACGCTTACTGAAAGATTTACGTATTTCTGAAGCTGCTGTATCACGGGATTTTCCTAGTAGAATTACAATTCACATTGTAGAGCGTAAACCGATTGCGTATATTGCTTGTGACTACGGTTTTCTTGAAATTGATAAGTCAGGTTTGATTTTGGCCGCCTATAAAAATATCAAAAATATTAATGTTCCTATGATAACAGGTATTGTTTTGCAAAACCTCTATGTGGGAGATAAGGTTGATCATGCGGTTTTATATAATGTATTGGAATATCTTTCGTATTTAGACGAATCTTCTATTAACCAGATGTCGGAGGTAAATGCAACATCATCAGATCAGCTGATTGCTTATACAAACAGTTCAGTGCAAATTAGAATTGGAAAGAATGAGCGGTTATTAGAAAAGGCAAAATTAACAGAAGAGTTTTTAGGCGAGCTGAAGAAAACAAAATTGCCGATCGAATACATAGATCTAAATTTTGCATCACCGTTTATTAAATTCAAAAAATAG
- a CDS encoding small basic family protein produces MLLPILGLIVGLIIGSLCPLSIPQEYAKLFSVALLAALDTVFGGLRAAAEEKFDNTVFITGFFTNALMAAGLVYIGDRLGIDLYYVAMLAFGLRIFQNLAIIRRYFLKK; encoded by the coding sequence ATGTTATTGCCTATTTTGGGACTTATTGTAGGTTTAATTATTGGGAGTTTGTGTCCTCTTAGTATTCCGCAAGAATATGCAAAATTATTTTCAGTAGCCTTATTAGCAGCACTTGATACTGTATTTGGAGGACTTAGAGCTGCTGCTGAAGAGAAATTTGATAATACCGTGTTTATTACAGGATTTTTTACAAATGCATTGATGGCGGCAGGACTTGTTTATATCGGAGATCGTTTAGGTATTGATTTATACTATGTTGCAATGTTAGCGTTTGGACTTAGAATATTCCAAAACTTAGCGATTATTAGGCGTTATTTTTTAAAAAAATAA
- a CDS encoding DUF881 domain-containing protein has translation MLPIKQGRAAIALVCIVLGFMIAVQFRTTQDIRSTVPFQRIEDLSQRLAQTEKDRDALLEEVQALRKSSDKEVVTTQMENIKMGAGVTPLKGPGLVVTIDDSKRQSKTGENPNLYLIHDDDLLKVINELWAAGAEAISINEQRLIASSEIRCAGPTLSVNNTRYSPPYEITALGDSKNLENALKMRGGVVETLQFWGIQINIKKAEEVTIPGYKGTFRFEHARPVKEGE, from the coding sequence ATGTTGCCAATTAAACAAGGCCGCGCAGCAATTGCATTGGTATGTATCGTACTTGGTTTTATGATTGCGGTGCAATTTAGGACAACACAAGATATTAGATCGACAGTACCATTTCAGCGTATAGAAGATTTATCGCAGCGTTTAGCACAAACAGAGAAAGATCGTGATGCTTTGCTAGAAGAAGTGCAAGCACTTCGAAAAAGTTCAGATAAAGAAGTTGTAACAACGCAAATGGAAAATATAAAAATGGGAGCGGGGGTCACGCCTTTAAAAGGACCTGGTCTCGTTGTTACAATTGATGACAGTAAACGTCAATCTAAAACAGGTGAAAATCCAAATTTATATTTAATTCATGATGACGATCTTTTAAAAGTAATCAATGAACTTTGGGCAGCAGGAGCAGAGGCAATTTCTATTAATGAGCAGCGTTTAATTGCGAGTTCTGAGATTCGTTGTGCAGGACCGACATTGTCAGTAAATAATACGCGTTATTCACCACCTTATGAAATAACAGCGTTGGGAGATTCTAAGAATTTAGAAAATGCATTAAAAATGCGTGGTGGTGTGGTTGAAACATTACAATTTTGGGGAATTCAGATTAACATAAAAAAAGCAGAAGAGGTAACGATACCTGGATATAAGGGGACATTCCGCTTTGAACATGCACGTCCTGTAAAGGAGGGTGAATGA
- the recA gene encoding recombinase RecA: protein MSIDKIKALENAMKQIEKDFGKGSIMKLGEASARMNIEVIPTGTLPLDIALGVGGVPRGRIVEIYGPESSGKTTVALHIIAEAQKLGGIAAFIDAEHALDPVYAKKLGVDIDNLLISQPDNGEQALEIADALVRSGAIDVVVVDSVAALVPKAEIEGEMGDSHVGLQARLMSQAMRKLTGVISKSRTTAVFINQIREKVGVMFGSPETTTGGRALKFYATIRLDVRKIDTLKQGNEIVGNRTRIKVVKNKIAPPFKQAEFDIMYGQGVSHEGCIVDIGTEMEIIEKSGAWYSYDGNRLGQGRENVKEFLRENKQITADIEKKVREKLIVSTGTTPAEENAAQSELQEND, encoded by the coding sequence ATGAGTATTGATAAGATAAAAGCTTTAGAAAATGCGATGAAACAAATAGAAAAAGACTTTGGTAAAGGTTCGATTATGAAGTTGGGAGAAGCATCGGCACGAATGAATATTGAAGTAATTCCAACGGGGACATTACCTCTGGATATTGCATTGGGAGTTGGAGGCGTTCCACGTGGACGTATTGTGGAAATTTACGGTCCGGAGTCTTCAGGGAAAACTACAGTTGCATTACATATTATCGCCGAAGCACAAAAGTTAGGCGGGATAGCTGCCTTTATTGATGCTGAACATGCATTAGATCCTGTTTATGCAAAAAAGCTCGGTGTAGATATTGATAATCTTCTTATTTCGCAACCAGATAATGGTGAACAAGCGCTTGAAATCGCAGACGCTTTGGTGAGAAGCGGTGCAATTGATGTAGTCGTTGTTGACTCAGTTGCCGCATTAGTTCCGAAAGCAGAAATAGAAGGCGAAATGGGTGATTCTCATGTAGGATTACAAGCGCGGTTGATGTCACAAGCGATGCGTAAATTAACTGGGGTAATTAGTAAATCACGAACTACAGCAGTTTTCATTAATCAGATTCGTGAAAAAGTTGGAGTCATGTTTGGCAGTCCAGAAACAACAACAGGTGGACGGGCTTTAAAATTTTATGCGACCATTCGTTTAGATGTTCGTAAAATTGACACATTAAAACAAGGAAATGAAATAGTCGGCAACAGAACTAGAATTAAAGTTGTTAAAAATAAGATTGCACCTCCATTTAAGCAAGCTGAGTTTGATATTATGTATGGTCAAGGCGTATCACATGAGGGCTGCATTGTAGATATTGGTACGGAAATGGAGATTATTGAAAAGAGTGGTGCCTGGTATTCTTACGATGGAAATCGTCTTGGACAAGGTAGAGAAAATGTAAAAGAATTTTTAAGAGAAAATAAACAGATTACTGCAGATATTGAGAAAAAAGTCAGAGAAAAATTGATTGTATCGACGGGAACGACTCCAGCGGAAGAGAATGCCGCACAAAGTGAGCTGCAGGAGAATGACTAA
- a CDS encoding DEAD/DEAH box helicase has product MKKDITTFGDIELSKKVLAAVSDMGFEEPSPIQSQTIPLVLEGHDVVGQAQTGTGKTAAFGIPTIEKIVDGSRHIQALVLTPTRELAIQIAEEFNKIGKYKRVKTLPIYGGQSIDRQIRSLKFGVQIVVGTPGRLLDHVRRNTIKLENVKTLILDEADEMLDMGFVEDIEAILEQLSSEERQTLLFSATMPGPIAKLSGKYMKNPKKVSISRENLTVPLIDQIYYETRDKFEGLCRVLDVEETGKLIIFCRTKKGVDDLVASLQARGYMSDGLHGDLSQSQRDRVMKKFREGKLEILVATDVAARGIDIEDITHVINYDIPQDHESYVHRIGRTGRAGKKGVAMTFIEPREYRQLKLIERLTRAKLVRKQLPSSADILERQRELIKERLIKTLENNKFADYHTIVSDLSGDYDAIDIAAAAIKLSVEGFKEKETEDTAIASKMENTGGAPGMVRLFMNIGRSQKIRPEDIVRAFAAEADIPGNIIGVINIYDRFTFVEVPEDVAERVLSVMHRNTMKGYKINVEPAKSR; this is encoded by the coding sequence TTGAAGAAAGATATAACTACATTTGGGGATATTGAATTAAGTAAAAAGGTATTGGCAGCGGTTAGTGATATGGGGTTTGAAGAACCTTCACCGATCCAAAGTCAAACGATTCCGTTGGTATTAGAAGGACATGATGTTGTTGGTCAAGCACAAACTGGTACCGGAAAGACGGCGGCTTTTGGAATTCCTACGATTGAAAAGATCGTAGATGGCAGTCGTCATATCCAGGCTTTGGTATTGACACCAACACGTGAACTTGCGATTCAGATCGCAGAAGAATTTAATAAAATAGGAAAATATAAACGTGTGAAGACTTTACCGATTTATGGAGGTCAATCCATTGATCGTCAAATTCGTTCATTGAAATTTGGGGTTCAAATTGTTGTTGGAACACCAGGTCGTTTATTGGATCATGTTCGTCGGAACACCATTAAATTAGAAAATGTAAAAACGTTGATTCTTGATGAAGCAGATGAAATGTTAGATATGGGGTTTGTTGAGGATATCGAAGCCATTTTAGAACAGTTATCTAGTGAAGAACGTCAAACTTTATTATTTTCGGCTACGATGCCGGGGCCAATTGCTAAACTTTCTGGTAAATATATGAAAAACCCTAAAAAAGTTAGCATTAGTCGGGAAAATTTGACGGTACCTTTGATTGATCAGATTTATTATGAAACGCGTGATAAGTTTGAAGGTTTATGTCGTGTATTAGACGTAGAAGAAACCGGTAAACTCATCATTTTCTGTCGCACGAAGAAAGGCGTAGATGATCTTGTTGCTTCCTTACAGGCGCGTGGTTATATGTCAGATGGACTTCATGGAGACTTAAGTCAATCACAACGTGACCGCGTAATGAAAAAATTCCGTGAAGGGAAGTTAGAGATCTTAGTTGCAACAGATGTTGCTGCACGTGGCATCGATATCGAGGATATTACGCATGTAATTAATTATGATATTCCACAAGATCATGAATCTTATGTGCATCGAATTGGGCGTACTGGTAGAGCTGGCAAAAAAGGTGTAGCGATGACCTTTATTGAACCGCGTGAATATCGTCAGTTAAAGCTAATTGAACGTCTAACGAGAGCAAAGTTGGTTCGTAAGCAATTGCCGTCTTCGGCTGATATTTTAGAACGTCAACGTGAATTAATTAAAGAACGTTTAATTAAAACTTTGGAAAATAATAAATTTGCCGATTATCATACAATTGTCTCTGATTTATCGGGGGACTATGATGCTATTGATATCGCAGCGGCAGCAATTAAATTATCTGTAGAAGGTTTTAAAGAAAAAGAAACTGAAGATACAGCTATAGCTTCAAAAATGGAAAATACCGGTGGCGCACCAGGCATGGTTCGATTATTTATGAATATCGGACGAAGTCAAAAAATACGGCCAGAAGATATTGTGCGTGCTTTTGCAGCGGAAGCTGATATTCCAGGTAATATTATTGGTGTCATCAATATTTATGATCGATTTACTTTTGTTGAAGTGCCTGAAGATGTTGCAGAACGTGTTTTATCTGTTATGCATAGGAACACAATGAAGGGTTATAAGATCAATGTAGAACCTGCGAAAAGCCGTTAA
- the ftsZ gene encoding cell division protein FtsZ, protein MLELDMDLDQFAKIKVIGVGGGGNNAVNRMISSGLQGVEFISVNTDAQALIHAMAPKRIQIGEKLTRGLGAGARPEIGEQAAQESREEILEALKGADMVFVTAGMGGGTGTGAAPVVAECAKEIGALTVGVVTRPFSFEGRKRQKQAESGTAKLKEKVDTLITIPNDRLLQVVDKKTSMMDAFRIADDVLRQGVQGISDLIAVPGLINLDFADVKSIMSDTGSALMGIGIGTGDNAAVAAAEAAINSPLLETSIQGARGVLLNITGGSNLSLFEVNEASQIIAEAADEEANIIFGSVIDESLNDEVRVTVIATGFDDRPAKPAAGSVVSESASNLTTEEPTKLGVFKMPDLDIPTWMRK, encoded by the coding sequence GTGCTTGAATTAGATATGGATCTTGATCAATTTGCGAAAATAAAAGTTATTGGTGTTGGCGGTGGCGGTAATAATGCTGTAAATAGAATGATTTCTTCAGGTTTGCAAGGTGTTGAGTTTATTTCTGTAAATACAGATGCGCAAGCTTTAATTCATGCTATGGCACCAAAACGTATCCAAATTGGTGAAAAGTTGACGAGAGGTTTGGGTGCAGGGGCGAGACCTGAAATTGGAGAACAAGCTGCACAGGAGAGTCGCGAAGAGATTCTTGAGGCATTAAAAGGGGCGGATATGGTTTTCGTTACGGCTGGTATGGGTGGTGGAACCGGTACCGGGGCAGCTCCTGTAGTTGCTGAGTGTGCTAAGGAAATTGGTGCGTTGACTGTTGGGGTAGTAACTAGACCGTTTTCATTTGAAGGACGTAAACGTCAAAAACAAGCAGAAAGTGGTACTGCAAAATTAAAAGAAAAAGTAGATACATTAATTACAATTCCGAATGATCGTTTATTACAAGTCGTTGATAAAAAAACTTCGATGATGGATGCTTTCCGTATTGCCGATGATGTACTTAGACAAGGTGTACAAGGTATTTCCGATTTGATTGCAGTTCCTGGGCTTATTAATCTAGATTTTGCTGATGTGAAGTCCATTATGAGTGATACCGGATCAGCACTTATGGGGATTGGAATTGGTACGGGTGATAACGCTGCAGTTGCTGCGGCAGAAGCAGCAATTAATAGTCCATTGTTGGAAACCTCAATTCAGGGAGCAAGAGGTGTACTTCTTAATATTACAGGTGGTTCTAATCTAAGCTTATTTGAAGTGAATGAAGCTTCTCAAATTATTGCTGAAGCTGCAGATGAAGAGGCCAATATCATTTTTGGTTCTGTTATTGATGAAAGTTTAAATGACGAAGTACGTGTTACTGTAATTGCGACTGGCTTTGATGATCGACCAGCAAAACCGGCAGCAGGGTCTGTAGTATCTGAATCTGCTTCGAATTTAACGACAGAAGAACCGACAAAACTTGGTGTATTTAAAATGCCTGATTTAGATATTCCTACTTGGATGCGTAAATAA
- the ftsA gene encoding cell division protein FtsA, whose product METRRILAIDIGTFQLRAYRANVKKGYIDIYSEGVVRSKGFEKGEIQDVHALGNAIKQVIECTNETENGKIDDVIVGISGMHLNSHFALGSITLPNSCVHKTDIEHVNNAAILMAMPEKAKVLHIIPKQYRLDGCVCENIPLGKSGTILECECSLITISNDSFHQLVEALQIAGIKNHQFVSNIFSMHELLSRHLKNKSYLLINIGAGNAEMMIYEDCKFIKLYSLPIGGEYISHDIMQGLTLDFEHTEKLKRYFSKLDHDLLGKNIILDCSDENIEDKNVQYDFLYDIIDSRVNEIINILYEAVSLELIDRNIENIYFTGGCSFLYNFTDSLQKTFTMHVNPVVIEDLADECLNPKDITGYGLLRYAGENFMVEETIEIEEKKVYQSVFGKLRKMLNL is encoded by the coding sequence ATGGAGACACGACGAATTTTAGCGATTGATATTGGTACATTCCAATTAAGAGCGTATCGAGCAAATGTGAAAAAAGGCTATATTGATATTTATAGTGAAGGTGTAGTTAGATCCAAAGGTTTCGAAAAGGGTGAGATTCAAGATGTCCATGCATTAGGTAATGCGATAAAACAGGTAATTGAGTGTACAAATGAAACAGAAAATGGTAAAATAGACGATGTTATTGTCGGAATTAGTGGAATGCATTTAAATTCTCACTTTGCTTTAGGCAGTATTACTCTGCCTAATAGCTGTGTTCACAAAACAGATATTGAACATGTAAATAATGCGGCAATTTTAATGGCGATGCCTGAGAAAGCAAAAGTGTTGCATATAATTCCAAAACAATATCGGTTGGATGGTTGTGTATGTGAAAACATTCCATTGGGGAAAAGTGGGACAATATTAGAATGTGAGTGCTCATTAATTACCATTTCAAATGATAGCTTTCATCAGTTAGTTGAAGCTTTACAGATTGCAGGAATAAAGAATCATCAGTTTGTTTCGAATATTTTCAGTATGCATGAATTGTTAAGCAGGCATTTGAAAAATAAATCTTATTTATTGATAAATATTGGTGCTGGCAATGCGGAAATGATGATTTACGAAGATTGTAAATTTATTAAATTATATTCTTTGCCAATTGGTGGAGAATATATTTCTCATGACATTATGCAAGGGCTTACATTGGATTTTGAGCATACAGAGAAATTAAAACGATATTTTAGCAAATTGGATCATGATTTATTAGGGAAAAATATCATTTTAGATTGTAGTGATGAAAATATTGAAGATAAGAATGTACAGTATGACTTCTTATATGATATTATTGATAGTAGAGTTAATGAAATAATCAATATTCTTTATGAGGCAGTGAGTTTGGAACTTATTGATCGTAATATTGAGAATATTTACTTTACAGGTGGATGTTCATTCCTTTATAATTTTACTGATAGTTTGCAAAAAACATTTACAATGCATGTTAATCCGGTCGTAATAGAAGATTTAGCCGATGAATGTTTGAACCCAAAAGATATTACAGGATATGGTTTACTGCGTTATGCAGGAGAAAACTTCATGGTTGAAGAAACTATAGAAATAGAAGAAAAAAAAGTATATCAATCAGTTTTTGGTAAATTAAGAAAAATGTTGAATTTATAA
- a CDS encoding competence/damage-inducible protein A: protein MIIEIVTTGTELLLGQIVNTNSAYLAKQLNKLGLDVLYQTTVGDNRQRMTDVLKLALQRADIVITSGGLGPTQGDITKLVTASLFDLEMKLHQPSLDNIEKIFSSRGRQMTENNIRQAMIPDGAFVLDNACGTAPGIVLEHSGKVIINLPGPPHELKDMFMRKVVPYLSKKFGCESVIVSRVLNTFGIGESLLEEKIEDLILNQGNPTLALLARPGEVIVRITAKADTNEKARALIGKVETEIRKRIGQFIFAVDDGDMEEVVGKLLTDKRLTIACAESCTGGLLTSRLTDVSGSSNYVYGSVVSYTNEVKKDELHVKEEVLQEKGAVSEEVAIAMAEGILHKFHTHIGIGITGIAGPEGGSEEKPVGLVYIAITGSLGSRVYKYNFNGDRKYIKYRTSQAALDIVRHYVQEL from the coding sequence ATGATTATTGAAATCGTAACAACGGGAACGGAGTTATTGTTAGGTCAAATTGTGAATACCAATTCTGCTTATTTAGCAAAGCAACTCAATAAATTGGGGCTTGATGTGCTTTATCAAACCACTGTTGGTGATAATCGTCAACGAATGACTGATGTATTAAAACTTGCTTTACAGCGTGCCGATATTGTAATTACTTCAGGCGGCCTTGGCCCTACACAAGGTGATATTACCAAATTAGTAACTGCCAGCTTATTTGATTTAGAAATGAAACTTCATCAACCTAGTCTTGACAATATTGAAAAAATTTTTAGTTCGCGCGGCAGGCAAATGACGGAAAATAATATTCGGCAAGCTATGATACCAGATGGCGCTTTTGTGTTGGATAATGCTTGTGGGACTGCTCCAGGCATCGTACTTGAGCATAGTGGGAAAGTCATTATCAATTTACCTGGACCACCGCATGAGTTAAAAGATATGTTCATGCGAAAAGTAGTTCCATATTTATCTAAAAAATTTGGATGTGAAAGTGTCATTGTATCAAGAGTATTAAATACGTTTGGAATTGGTGAATCTTTATTAGAGGAAAAAATTGAAGATTTAATTCTCAATCAAGGCAATCCAACTTTAGCATTGCTTGCAAGACCAGGGGAAGTTATTGTTCGTATCACGGCAAAAGCGGATACAAATGAAAAGGCTAGAGCACTTATTGGTAAGGTAGAAACTGAAATAAGAAAGCGTATTGGTCAATTTATTTTTGCAGTCGACGATGGTGATATGGAAGAGGTTGTTGGAAAGCTGCTTACTGACAAAAGATTAACGATTGCGTGTGCAGAATCTTGTACGGGCGGTTTGCTAACGAGTCGTTTAACTGATGTATCAGGCAGTTCTAATTATGTTTACGGCTCTGTGGTATCCTATACCAATGAAGTGAAAAAAGATGAACTGCATGTAAAAGAAGAGGTTTTGCAAGAAAAGGGTGCCGTAAGTGAAGAAGTTGCAATAGCAATGGCAGAGGGAATTTTGCATAAATTTCATACGCATATTGGTATTGGGATTACCGGCATTGCCGGTCCGGAAGGTGGAAGTGAAGAAAAACCTGTCGGATTGGTTTATATTGCGATTACAGGCAGTCTTGGAAGTCGAGTATATAAATATAATTTCAATGGGGATCGTAAATATATTAAATATCGTACATCGCAGGCAGCTTTAGACATTGTAAGACACTATGTACAAGAACTTTAA